One window from the genome of Treponema sp. OMZ 838 encodes:
- the scpB gene encoding SMC-Scp complex subunit ScpB, translating into MEKETALVEAILYLEGEPLDDAAISKIAGLSVDVVKECIKNLKDSYSEGSSGIEITQMMGGWIITPKKEFWDALKDRYGKKNENRLSRAAMETLSIIAYSQPITRAEIEAIRGVSADTMIRLLVEKELIKEVGKKDIPGKPVQFGTTKEFLKVFGLNSIADLPKMDETEQERFELAR; encoded by the coding sequence ATGGAAAAAGAAACAGCTCTCGTAGAGGCAATCCTCTATTTGGAAGGAGAGCCGCTTGACGACGCTGCAATCAGTAAAATTGCCGGCTTATCGGTCGATGTCGTAAAAGAATGTATTAAAAATCTGAAAGATTCATATTCGGAAGGTTCGAGCGGTATCGAAATTACACAGATGATGGGCGGCTGGATTATCACGCCCAAAAAAGAATTTTGGGATGCGCTGAAAGACCGCTACGGTAAAAAGAACGAGAACCGGCTTTCGCGCGCTGCAATGGAAACGCTGTCGATTATCGCCTATTCTCAGCCGATAACCCGTGCCGAAATCGAGGCAATCCGCGGAGTTTCCGCCGACACAATGATTAGGCTTTTAGTAGAAAAAGAGCTGATTAAAGAAGTGGGGAAAAAAGATATTCCCGGAAAACCGGTGCAATTCGGCACGACCAAAGAATTTTTAAAAGTATTCGGTCTCAACAGCATTGCGGACTTACCCAAGATGGATGAGACGGAGCAGGAGCGGTTCGAACTTGCGCGGTAA
- a CDS encoding Rrf2 family transcriptional regulator, giving the protein MKISVRFTAAVHTLLCIQYFEKDMRVTSDFISASTGVNAVIIRKILLQLQKAGLVKTAAGIGGSHLARKADTITLLDVYNAINEGAEEREVFNFHPNPNPECPVGSKIHRVLDAALQEAQQAMADSLNKTTIADLGAGI; this is encoded by the coding sequence ATGAAAATCAGTGTTCGTTTTACAGCAGCGGTTCATACGCTTTTGTGCATTCAGTATTTTGAAAAGGATATGCGCGTTACTTCGGATTTTATTTCTGCAAGCACGGGTGTCAATGCTGTTATCATAAGAAAAATTTTGCTGCAGCTGCAAAAGGCGGGATTGGTAAAAACTGCGGCAGGGATCGGCGGTTCACACTTGGCACGGAAGGCTGATACAATCACGCTGCTGGATGTATACAACGCAATCAATGAGGGAGCAGAGGAACGGGAGGTTTTCAATTTCCATCCGAATCCGAATCCGGAATGCCCTGTCGGAAGCAAGATTCACCGCGTGCTTGATGCTGCATTGCAAGAGGCGCAACAAGCGATGGCAGATTCGCTTAACAAAACAACAATTGCCGATTTAGGAGCGGGAATATAA
- a CDS encoding B3/4 domain-containing protein: protein MSKFLADASFWELFPQAQLGVVLLKGIDNSGESVRDIKVLLSRSNADAEKFLVKNVFSENPVIAIWRDAYRKFKTKKGVRCSIEALLKRVEKQNPVSYINPLVDIYNAASLQFGLPCGAEDSDAFDGDLILGVTKGGDDFFALGDEEHSQTMEGELCYRDNKGAVCRCFNWRDGQRTMITENTKNAFIIMENLDPARLEDLKGALALIGEYAQKYLGAAVTTEILTQANPSIEL from the coding sequence ATGAGTAAATTTTTGGCGGATGCTTCTTTTTGGGAACTTTTTCCTCAGGCGCAGCTCGGTGTGGTACTGTTAAAGGGTATAGATAATAGCGGCGAAAGTGTCCGTGATATAAAGGTATTACTTTCACGAAGCAATGCCGATGCGGAAAAATTTTTGGTAAAAAATGTGTTCAGCGAAAACCCCGTTATCGCTATCTGGCGGGATGCGTATCGTAAGTTTAAGACAAAGAAAGGCGTTCGGTGCAGTATCGAAGCGCTGTTGAAACGGGTTGAAAAACAAAATCCCGTTTCGTACATTAATCCGCTGGTAGATATTTACAATGCTGCGTCATTGCAATTCGGCTTGCCGTGCGGAGCGGAAGACAGCGATGCCTTTGACGGCGATTTAATCCTCGGTGTTACAAAGGGTGGTGACGATTTTTTTGCGCTCGGCGATGAAGAGCATAGCCAAACCATGGAAGGGGAGTTGTGCTACCGCGATAATAAAGGCGCCGTCTGCCGCTGTTTTAATTGGCGTGACGGGCAGCGCACGATGATTACGGAAAATACGAAAAATGCGTTTATCATTATGGAGAATCTCGATCCTGCCCGCTTGGAAGACTTAAAAGGCGCATTGGCGCTTATCGGCGAATATGCTCAAAAGTACCTTGGTGCAGCTGTTACAACCGAAATTTTGACGCAAGCGAATCCTTCTATAGAGTTGTAA
- the folK gene encoding 2-amino-4-hydroxy-6-hydroxymethyldihydropteridine diphosphokinase — translation METIILGLGSNRGDSKTILAEAIKRLASFLSGIRTSSVYITKPQDYLDQDDFYNMVVSGNYAGSPAALLKTLQQIEADYGRNREAEIPKGPRTLDIDILFFGSQIVKLDNPPLIIPHPAVYRRAFALIPLLELYPDYSDPVTQQLLAAALAALPDQGVRKSL, via the coding sequence ATGGAAACAATTATACTGGGACTTGGCTCCAACCGCGGAGATTCAAAAACAATCCTTGCAGAGGCTATTAAACGGCTCGCATCATTCTTAAGCGGAATCCGTACCTCATCCGTCTATATTACAAAACCGCAGGATTACCTCGATCAGGACGATTTTTACAACATGGTTGTATCGGGAAACTATGCAGGAAGCCCCGCAGCACTGCTTAAAACGCTCCAGCAGATTGAAGCGGATTACGGCAGAAACCGTGAAGCTGAAATTCCCAAAGGCCCCCGCACACTCGACATCGATATTCTCTTTTTCGGAAGTCAAATTGTTAAGCTCGATAATCCTCCGCTTATCATCCCGCACCCCGCAGTATACCGGCGAGCTTTTGCACTCATCCCCTTGTTGGAACTGTATCCTGACTACAGTGACCCCGTTACGCAACAGCTGCTCGCCGCCGCACTCGCTGCCCTACCCGATCAAGGCGTACGAAAAAGTCTCTGA
- a CDS encoding ScpA family protein — protein sequence MITGEDEKHEEQNNEALSAFKVNDFEGPLDLLLFLIKKNEINIYDIPIGDITEQYLEYLDYAVSLNLDSLTEFYELAAHLIYIKSKMLLPVEVDLDDEDIEDPRMELVNKLIEYQKFKKLSVLMEEKESEAEWFFERKKIQHALPFTEENLWERVDTWELLRTFSKLMSNYNSEQILDLYEEVSVNEKLTLMNEFLEEKGECLFTDLIVRKGNLLDVICAFMALLEAVKFRMASIWQNRMFGDIKIRPWEAARNDDGV from the coding sequence ATGATAACAGGCGAAGATGAAAAGCACGAAGAACAGAACAACGAGGCGCTGAGTGCGTTTAAAGTCAATGATTTTGAAGGGCCGCTCGACCTTCTGCTCTTTTTAATTAAGAAAAATGAGATCAATATCTACGATATTCCCATCGGGGACATAACCGAACAGTATCTTGAATACCTCGATTATGCGGTAAGCCTCAATCTGGACAGCTTAACCGAGTTTTATGAATTGGCGGCGCATCTTATCTACATTAAAAGCAAGATGCTCCTTCCCGTCGAGGTTGATCTGGACGATGAGGATATCGAAGACCCGCGTATGGAATTGGTCAACAAGCTGATTGAGTATCAAAAATTTAAAAAACTGTCGGTTTTAATGGAAGAAAAAGAAAGCGAGGCCGAATGGTTTTTTGAGCGCAAGAAAATACAGCACGCGCTTCCCTTTACCGAAGAAAACCTGTGGGAGCGGGTTGATACGTGGGAGCTTTTACGGACGTTCTCAAAACTGATGTCTAATTATAATTCGGAACAAATTCTTGACCTGTACGAAGAAGTGTCCGTAAACGAAAAGCTGACGCTGATGAACGAATTTTTGGAAGAAAAGGGTGAATGCCTTTTTACCGATTTAATTGTACGGAAGGGCAATCTGCTGGATGTTATTTGCGCTTTTATGGCACTGCTTGAGGCGGTCAAATTCAGGATGGCAAGTATCTGGCAAAACAGGATGTTCGGCGATATAAAAATACGCCCGTGGGAAGCTGCCCGCAATGATGATGGAGTATAA